The genomic segment GATGGTTTCGAGTTGGATTGCGATTCGTGTTTCTCCTAATGACAGCCACATTTTAATTCGCATCAACGAATCCGCCACGTGACGCAACCATCGGTACATTATCCCGATCAATTTCCCATCAATTGGAGAGCTGGTATGAGCACAAATGTCCGGAGGAAGAATCAAGGTTTTACGCTGATCGAGCTATTGGTAGTTATTGCCATTATCGCGATTTTGATTGCTTTACTTTTGCCTGCCGTGCAGCAGGCGCGGGAAGCAGCGCGGCGGACACAATGTCGAAATAATATGAAACAACTCGGTTTGGCACTGCACAACTATCACGACGTTCACAAGGTGTTCCCGATTGCAAGTTACTATGACTTTTCGGGCCTAGATGAAACCCCACCTGTGTGGGATGCTCGTTTGAACAGCCAATGGGCTTGGTCGGTCATGATCCTTCCGTATCTGGACCAAGGCAACCTCTACGAAGTACTCGGTGTCGGCGATAGAACGTTTGAACAAGCCGCTAATGACCCGGAGGGTCTTAAGGGGTTGCGCAGTCCTTTGCCCGCATTCATTTGTCCTTCGGATATCGGCGAGGGGCTTAACGAAAACCGCCCCTTCCCGGATCAACCCGGCGGACCGATGGTTGTGCCTGTTGGAACCACATTTGCAAAATCGAACTACATGGCTTGCAATGGTAACCGAGGCGATGGCGATGGAATTTTCCCCAGCGGCGGTGGGATGGTTGCGATTAAAAACGTCAGCGATGGTCTGTCGAATACGATTATGGTCGGCGAACGTCGCTCGCGGGAAGGATTCTGGGCGGGTATATGGGCCGGTCAAGAGTTATCCGACCAAGGCATCACAAACGTTTGGTGTCTCGCTGGCCTGACTGAGTATCAAATGAATACCGGCAAACATAGCCTCGACCCCTCGGACACGAACGCCGTGGACAATCCGAAGATCGCGTTTAGCAGTGAACACGAAGGCGGCGCGTTCTTCTTGCTGGGGGACGGTTCAGTACACTTCATCAACGACAGCATCCAGTGGAACGATTCTGCTGCTGATTCGAACGATGTGGGCATCTACCACCTGCTTGGGTCGATGAACGATGGCCTTGTGGTTAACGAATTCTAAAACTCGTCCCTAATTTTCGCTGGCAATACACTCCTGAAGCCGTTGGGGCTTCAGAAGTGTATTGCAGCGCAGGGATTGGAGATCATCTCACCTGGAGGAAGCAAAGAGTAGCGGCGTGCAAACATTACATTCTTTTCGACCGTTATGATTGCACGCCGGATAGTTGGGCTATGTCATAGCAAGATTATTTTCAGCAGAGGATTGCAGATGTCCATCAATTTAGATGCCCAGTTACGTCGCACTGGGTGGGCAAAATGTCTGGTTGTCGCCAGTGGATTCTTTCTGTTGCCGGGATGTGGCCTATTTGAGGGCAAAAGTGAATACCAGCAAATGATGGACAAACGGAGCGATTTTTCCGGTATAGTCGCCGCTGCAGGCGGATCAGCCGTCATGGAAAAGCGGTCCATGCACGGCATTCACGGTGTTGGTTGGTTTATTGACCTCAGTGGCGCAGAGATCGATGACAAGTTGCTCAGCGCCATCGCCGATGTCGTCAAGGAGAAACCAGTCTATGGACTGAACCTAGCCGATTCCTCGATAACCGATAAACAGTTGGCACGACTCGACAAGGATGATGTTCTGCAAAAGGTCTTTTTCTTGAACCTCAGCAATTCTAAAATCACGGATGCTGGGATCGATAGCATTTCCAATATCTACGTGATTCACGAATTGAATTTAAAGGGGACGGCGGTGACAGCGGCGGCAGTCAAACGGTTGGGAGACAAGCAGATGGCCCAAAAGCAGACTCCTGATGCGCTTCGCACACGCCCGAAAACGGATATCTAGCACCCATCATTTCAAGCCGCGATGCCCCTTCGTTGATTGCGATGCATGGCATCTGTCAAAATCGGCTTGGCTGGCGCTGGAACAGAGTTTCAATACAACTGGAATCCGTATCGATATCATTTTCGGACGCATTACCAAATGCTCGGAAAAAGAAAACAACGATTGGGCAGATACTATCGGCACTTTTACCTCATAGTTCTTGGCTTGATTGGCCTGTTCTCCTTGACCGGGCACCAGAGCCTGACTGCTGAGCAAGGCTCCTCAACTAAAAGTGGTCGTGCGCTCTGGACGACGTCTCGTATCCACGGGACACCCGACCCGCCGCCCCCCTATCAGTTGGAGAGTGCTTTTCCAGAGTTGAATTTTGACGAGCCGCTGGCGGTTAGTCTGATACCCGGGACCAACCGGTTTCTTCTCTGCGAACGAAACGGCAAACTATTCACGTTTGAAGATGCGCCCCATGCCAAGCCCAAGCTGTTGATAGATCTTGAGCGGACTGTTTACGGTGCCGCAGCGCATCCGGACTTTGTGAACAATGGCCGACTTTTTGTTGTCTCTATCGTGAAAGAGGGGGCTGAGGATGGGACCCGACTGTCGCGATTCGAAACGTCGCCCGATGATCGCTTTCATTCCAAGCCACAGTCAGAAGTCGTCCTGCTATCTTGGTTAGCCGGAGGTCACAACGGCGGCTGTGTCCGGTTTGGTCCCGATGGCCTGTTGTATGTTTCTACCGGTGACGGCAGTGGCTGGGCCGACTGGCACTTGACCGGTCAGCGCATCGACGATTTTCTCGCTTCCATCCTCCGCATCGACGTCGATCATTCCATGGGGGACAAGTCGTACGCGATTCCAGTAGACAATCCTTTTATCAAGACGCCTAATGCCAGTCCGGAAGTCTATTCTTACGGACATCGCAACGTTTGGAAGTTCAGCTTTGATAGTGAGGGTCGACTCTGGGCGGGGGATGTTGGTCAGGATTTGTGGGAGATGATCGAACTGGTACAGCCGGGAGGCAACTACGGCTGGAGTATCAAAGAGGGAACCCATGATTTCAAACCGGACCGCCAGCTGGGACCGACACCGATACAGCCGCCGCTGCTTGAACATCCTCACAGCGAATCACGATCCATCACCGGAGGATATATTTGGGAAGCGGACGAACCGGCAGACCTGCATGGCTGTTACATCTATGGTGATTACGACACCGGCAAGATCTGGAGTGTGCGACTTGTGGATGGTCAACCGACTAAGCCACGTCAACTGGCCGACACGCAATTCCGGATTGTCGCTTTCGCTCAAAACCAGCAGGGCGAGGTGCTTGTCGTCGACCATGTGAGCGGCACACTCCAACGGTTGGTCCCGGCTCCTTTGCCTGATGAGAACGAGCCAAAATTTCCTCGAATGCTCAGTGAGACCGGCCTGTTTGTTTCCACCACCGACCACATTCCGCAGCCGGGGCTGATACCTTACTCCGTCAATGCTCCACTCTGGTCGGATGGAGCCAGTAAGGAACGATTCATTGCTAGGCCCGGCGATTCGCAGATCCTTTTCGATGACGTCACTTATCCCGCGCCACCCCCCGGCTGGCGATTCTCTGACGGCACGGTTCTTGTCAAAACATTTTCGATGGAAATGGAAGCTGGCAATCCGTTGTCAACACGCCGGTTGGAGACTCGCCTCCTGCACTTCAAGAGCATGCCTGGCGATCGCGAGCGGTACGGGGCACAGTTTTG from the Symmachiella macrocystis genome contains:
- a CDS encoding DUF1559 domain-containing protein; translated protein: MTQPSVHYPDQFPINWRAGMSTNVRRKNQGFTLIELLVVIAIIAILIALLLPAVQQAREAARRTQCRNNMKQLGLALHNYHDVHKVFPIASYYDFSGLDETPPVWDARLNSQWAWSVMILPYLDQGNLYEVLGVGDRTFEQAANDPEGLKGLRSPLPAFICPSDIGEGLNENRPFPDQPGGPMVVPVGTTFAKSNYMACNGNRGDGDGIFPSGGGMVAIKNVSDGLSNTIMVGERRSREGFWAGIWAGQELSDQGITNVWCLAGLTEYQMNTGKHSLDPSDTNAVDNPKIAFSSEHEGGAFFLLGDGSVHFINDSIQWNDSAADSNDVGIYHLLGSMNDGLVVNEF
- a CDS encoding PQQ-dependent sugar dehydrogenase, which produces MASVKIGLAGAGTEFQYNWNPYRYHFRTHYQMLGKRKQRLGRYYRHFYLIVLGLIGLFSLTGHQSLTAEQGSSTKSGRALWTTSRIHGTPDPPPPYQLESAFPELNFDEPLAVSLIPGTNRFLLCERNGKLFTFEDAPHAKPKLLIDLERTVYGAAAHPDFVNNGRLFVVSIVKEGAEDGTRLSRFETSPDDRFHSKPQSEVVLLSWLAGGHNGGCVRFGPDGLLYVSTGDGSGWADWHLTGQRIDDFLASILRIDVDHSMGDKSYAIPVDNPFIKTPNASPEVYSYGHRNVWKFSFDSEGRLWAGDVGQDLWEMIELVQPGGNYGWSIKEGTHDFKPDRQLGPTPIQPPLLEHPHSESRSITGGYIWEADEPADLHGCYIYGDYDTGKIWSVRLVDGQPTKPRQLADTQFRIVAFAQNQQGEVLVVDHVSGTLQRLVPAPLPDENEPKFPRMLSETGLFVSTTDHIPQPGLIPYSVNAPLWSDGASKERFIARPGDSQILFDDVTYPAPPPGWRFSDGTVLVKTFSMEMEAGNPLSTRRLETRLLHFKSMPGDRERYGAQFWRGYTYVWNDDQTDAVLLDAQGADRVLNIQDKNAPGGVRKQTWHFPSRAECTLCHTMAAKYALGVNTLQMNRLHDYGDGQPRNQLAQLEEWGVFAKPLPKSPDALPRLADYHDQSQSINDRARSYLHANCSHCHRLWGGGLTEFQLPADLPLDKTGLIHATPERGHYGITDARLIAPGDPDRSLLSHRMTLLKIGRMPHIGSNVIDEEGVELLREWIRQMK